A genomic window from Vitis riparia cultivar Riparia Gloire de Montpellier isolate 1030 chromosome 16, EGFV_Vit.rip_1.0, whole genome shotgun sequence includes:
- the LOC117933247 gene encoding receptor-like protein EIX2 has product MELQMSSAVQEKEEHSRESNKALWTRDYLSSWTREACCSWKGIGCDNITRHVVKINLSREPMEGASLGGDISTSLLDLNHIQYLDLSWNSFEGLQIPEFLGSLTGLRYLNLSNAGLTGDVPRQLGKQSTLQYLDIGGISLDTENLDWISSLSVLEVLDMSWVDLNKASNWLQAMNTLHSLSVLILSDCGLDSINPLPVVNFSSLTVLHLSENQFVSPTFDCSSSGPTSVSVRGSSSLSYLDMSGNSLKGIVSGKHFANLTRLKYLHASSNSFTLQVGSDWNPPFQLEILKMGYWQLGPLFPAWLQTQKDQMDLDISRVSIKDAIPSWFWSLNLDYINLADNRIYGTVPSLPTAYQIYLCSNKFTGPLPRISSKTFSLDLSHNSFNGSLSPILCQQNNEENILWSLDLSGNILSGELPDCWASWTLLMVLTSQNNILTGHLPSSMGSLLQLRSLHLHNNSLSGTLPPSMQGCKSLSVVDLGENEFSGSIPMWVGKNLSYGFTDTASLVVKSSEYEYGGSLPLLTGLIDLSCNNLSSEIPEELTGLQGLMFLNLSVNHLEGQLPMEIGAMTSLESLDLSRNKLSGVIPQSVAGISFLSHLNVSHNNFSDRIPSGTQIQGFNASCFIGNLELCGPHLRETCIGDDLSEVPTPGSADEEDDDD; this is encoded by the exons ATGGAACTTCAGATGTCATCtgcagtgcaagagaaagaagagCACTCCAGAGAATCAAACAAGGCCTTGTGGACCAGGGACTACCTCTCTTCATGGACCCGTGAAGCCTGCTGTTCATGGAAAGGCATTGGCTGTGACAACATAACTAGGCATGTTGTCAAGATCAACCTCAGTCGTGAGCCCATGGAAGGAGCTTCCTTGGGTGGGGATATAAGTACTTCTTTGTTGGACCTGAACCATATTCAGTACCTGGATCTCAGTTGGAACAGCTTTGAAGGACTTCAGATTCCAGAATTCCTTGGTTCCCTGACAGGTTTAAGGTATCTTAATCTCTCCAATGCAGGTTTGACTGGTGATGTTCCTCGTCAACTTGGAAAACAGTCGACCTTACAGTATCTTGATATTGGAGGCATTTCTCTGGATACCGAGAACCTTGACTGGATCTCTTCTCTTTCCGTCCTTGAAGTTCTTGACATGAGCTGGGTGGACCTAAACAAAGCGTCTAATTGGCTACAAGCAATGAATACGCTCCATTCTTTGTCAGTTCTAATCTTGTCTGACTGTGGGCTCGATAGCATCAATCCTCTCCCAGTTGTGAATTTTTCGTCTCTCACTGTCCTTCACCTCTCAGAGAATCAATTTGTTTCTCCAACATTTGACTG TTCATCTTCTGGACCAACATCTGTATCTGTAAGAGGCTCGTCATCCTTGAGTTACTTAGATATGTCCGGGAATTCTCTGAAGGGTATAGTGTCTGGAAAGCACTTCGCTAATTTGACAAGGTTGAAATATTTACATGCTTCTTCAAACTCGTTTACATTGCAAGTAGGTTCTGACTGGAATCCTCCATTCCaactagaaattttgaaaatgggatATTGGCAGTTGGGGCCTTTATTTCCTGCATGGCTGCAAACGCAAAAGGATCAGATGGATCTAGACATATCCAGAGTGTCAATCAAAGATGCCATCCCATCTTGGTTCTGGAGTCTCAATCTTGACTACATAAACTTAGCGGACAACCGGATCTATGGCACTGTTCCAAGCTTACCAACTGCATATCAGATCTATCTTTGTTCAAACAAATTCACTGGCCCACTGCCCCGTATCTCTTCCAAGACATTTTCATTAGATCTTTCCCATAACTCCTTTAATGGATCCCTTTCACCCATCTTGTGTCAACAGAACAATGAAGAGAACATTTTGTGGTCTTTAGACCTCTCCGGAAACATTCTATCTGGAGAACTTCCTGACTGTTGGGCGTCCTGGACACTACTTATGGTGTTGACATCACAGAATAATATTCTGACTGGACATCTACCGAGCTCGATGGGTTCCCTACTTCAGCTAAGATCATTGCACTTGCACAACAACAGTCTCTCTGGTACTTTACCGCCTTCCATGCAAGGTTGCAAAAGTTTATCAGTTGTAGACCTCGGTGAGAATGAATTCTCTGGAAGCATACCGATGTGGGTGGGGAAGAATCTGTCTTATG GGTTCACAGACACAGCATCACTGGTCGTAAAGAGTTCAGAATATGAGTACGGTGGTTCTCTCCCCCTTCTAACTGGATTAATAGACCTCTCATGCAACAACTTATCGAGTGAGATACCAGAAGAACTGACCGGTCTTCAAGGTTTGATGTTCTTGAACCTGTCTGTTAATCATCTTGAAGGACAACTTCCTATGGAGATTGGCGCCATGACATCCTTGGAGTCTCTTGATCTCTCCAGGAACAAACTTTCGGGTGTTATTCCACAAAGCGTTGCAGGTATATCATTCTTGAGCCATTTAAATGTGTCGCACAATAACTTCTCAGACAGAATTCCATCAGGCACTCAAATCCAAGGCTTTAATGCGAGCTGTTTTATTGGTAATCTTGAGCTCTGTGGGCCGCATCTCAGAGAAACTTGTATTGGAGATGATCTCTCAGAGGTTCCAACACCAGGGTCTGCTGATGAAGAGGACGATGATGATTGA